TGTGTCCACAATCTTATTGTTTATTTGGTTTTTTAGCTTTGTAGGTTTTTCCAAAAGGATGAAAGGCTAGTCTGTTATTGTGGATTCTCTAGATGTCGTGGTGTGGTAAATGATATTGAAGCTGAAGAACGAGTAACAAAGCTATATGTACCCCGCAGTGAATTGAAATACTGGCAAGGAGAATAAGAGAGGTCcgttgcttcatttttcactaatccctttgtaattataatttgttgacATTTCTATTAAATTGAGATATAAAGAGAGAACGTTGTTTGTCGTGTTACccttttgattaaatttgtattatatgtTGTACAAATATGAGATTATGAAGTCTGGCAAATGCTTAAGatgtcattttatattttctttctatttgaGGCTATATTTAAATCCGTGGAACTTTGAGAGTGGTGGTTATGAAGCTAAAGTATTTCAGGGCTTTACAAAGCAATGAGTCAGATTGATAGTTATGGAGTTCTATGGTGAACTAAAGAGTGCCAAGTTttacattcttttttcttgtattggTGAGATACataatttgtgcaattttgGTATCTAATTGAATTCCTTATCGGTCTTGATTTTAGAACTTCATGTTACATCATAAGtattgtgaaattataaatgagGCAGGTAGAGAAAGTTGAGGAACACAACATGTGATGTAGGTTTGTGTAGGGGTGCAAGGATGAAGAAACAAGTTGTCATACTTATAATGaccaattaattagtttttaaatgAGTTGCCTAATCAAGGATGTAACGTATCATAAATGTgtctaaaattgaaatcagACATGAACTTTTGACATGGATGGAAAAGCTTGACAGGAGACATTATAAGAAGTTTGACAGGAAAgatcttttagaaaaaagtttCTAGTCATGtctgatttcaattttaagaaaCATTTCAGATACTCTATATTCTTGACTAGACAACTCATTTAAAGACTATTAATGggttattataaatatgataatttgtttcttcataCTTGCACGCTTACAGAAACGTACATCAGATATTGTGTTCCTTAACTTTTTCTACTTATCTCATTCATAACTTCATAATACTTGAAATATACCACGAAGTCCTAAATTAGCACCgataagaaattaaatgaagtaccaaaattgcataaattatgtATCTcgaatacaagaaaaaaggaggTAAAACTTGGAACTCTTCAGTTCACCTCAAAACTCCATAAGTACCAATCCGGCTCTTTGTGTTACAAACCCTAAATACTATAGCTTCATGACCACCACTCTCATTGTTCCACGGAATCAAATATAACCTCAAACATGAGAGAAAGATAAAGACATCATAGGCATTGGCAATTGCATAGACTTCATAATCTAGTATTAGTACAATACAGATTTAATCAAAAGGGTAACATGACCAATACTGCTCCATCTTTATATCTCAATTGAtagaaatgtcaaaaaattataatttcgaaagaattgatagaaaatgaaCCAACTGGTCTCTCTTATTCTCCCTGCAAGTCTTTCAATTTACTACGGGATATATATAGCTTTGTTAATCGTTCTTAAGCTTCAATGTCATTTACTACACTTCGACATCTAGAGAATCTACAATAACAGGCTAACCTTTCGTCCTTTGAAAAAAACTTACCAAGgcaaagaacaaaacaaataagattgtgaacataaaataaacacaATTGAGTGACGAGATGGAACACCTATAATTCCATGTCTGTTCTTTCCATTGTTTAATATCTTGTTTAGCAAGTATGATGATGTGATTGCCACCATTAACACGAATCATTCTCGAATATCACTTTGACTGAAATAGAAAGAAACATTTAAAACTCATGACGATAAAGTTATAACCCTATGCTGCGGGGAGAATGCTCTCACAAAGATAGCGTAGACATAAGGGCATTGCTTGGTGCATTAACAAAGTACCTCGgagattttgaagaaaaatagaaaatcaaatgGGATAATAAAAGAAACCTACTTTCTCCCACTGGTGGGTGTGGAGGTGGGGAGGTCCACGGCCAAGAGGTAAGTTGACGACCGCCTGAATTGGGTGCGGTGGATGAAAATTTGAGAGAATTCTCAGAAATAATTTGGAGGCGTAGAGTGGAGAGGGTTAGGGCAAAAGTTGGTGATGGGTAAATTGAGTATTTATATGGGTATATAATTTGACCTAAACctaatcatttaatataatggATCTGGacctaatttaaatatttttatgtagcTTGATTTAATGGATTTGGACAAAGATAATTTGAGCCCATTGACAGGCCTAATTTATTAGAATACACATGgaaaataagatgaaattaGATTGAAATTCGTATAATGTATGCTTTATCATTAAGTGAGAATGCCTTTTGGGAGTTTCACTTAATTTTAGTCtgccatttatttttaaaattttaaattagttaattatttataactcCACCACTTATTTTGGTTTTTCATAACtatcttttggtaattatttttttttcttgttcactttttgttttctccatcattatttattatctttgtttgttaatattttttaatattaacatcGGTATGGCCCTATACGAGCAGCCTAGAAGCAGGCCTATTTCTCAACCTAACAGACTAACTCAAAAAAGTCCAGAAAGAGATGACTTGACAGGACCCTTCCTAAACCCACTCATATTTGTAGCCCAAGAAAGCCCCTGgcccaaaaatacaaatatgtaCGAGAAGCCTATAAACCAACAAGACAGCCATCTCAACAGCTAACTAGGCATAGGAACTACGAGAGGATTGCCATTAAACTAAGTCACTACGAGAAGATCTAGCTAGGGGGACAAACCCCTGGGGCAACAGATTCCTTAGCCCACTGAAGTCTCCCAATCGAGGAGGACTACCGCAAGACCAACAAACCAGTAGGATAAGGATGATAATGTGAACCCTTATCTACTCGGGTGGCAATtacctcccccccccccccccccccccccccccgccacCAAGCTCTCATTAGCAATTCTTATCATATCTGCCAACTATTATCACACTTTTATCATACTTTATctcaatttgtatttattttctttatttagtATCATCTTGTCAAAGTTTGACACTTGCAGTTTTTTTAGGTCCCTTTTTTCGAATTTGTAAACGTTTCAGCCTAAGTTACAAATACGAATCCACATCCTACCGAACCCGTACGGGTTTTGCACCAATcaaatgttaatttattattttaatatatatttttaaatacttttttttttactttacaaaAAGTAATACAAGTtacagaaatattttattttaatttatttgtaaaaattatgcacattcttataataataatatttgtgccaaagggaaaaaaatgaagagaagcACCAGGATAAGAAACCAATGGAAACAACATggtttattttccaaaaatgtAAATGTACAAGGAAACATTCATTCGCTCCAGTATTTCTCCTCAGGAACTTTGCCATTTTCCTTCTCCTCATCAGACTCTTCTTCCGCTAAACTcatcttgaatttcttgacATCCTCCACCGCCGCAGTCCTAAACAGCCCCACATCCGCCGCTCCCGCCACCATATGGTATCCTCTTCGCCGCAGCTCCTCCGCCCCGTCGTACGGCATCACGAAACCAGACAAATACGCCCCACCTTCTTTGAGCACCCCCTTCTCCGCAGCCCGTATCACCTCCCTCACCTTCTTGTTACCTGGGTCCCACAGATACCCCATGCTTGCACTCAAATCCAGAGGCCCCATTTGTATGCAGTCAACTCCGTCCACGTTCGCGATTTCTTCGATTTTCTTGGCCCCGTCCTCGGACTCCACCTGGCACATGACCAGCAGCTCCTCTTCGTAATTACTCAAGTACCCTTCGTTGATGCCGTAGTCGGACGCCCGGACGATTGTGTGGGCCGAACCCCGGACGCCGTTGGGCGGGAATCGACAATAAGAGACGGCTTTACGGGCTGATTTCGGGCCGTCAATCATGGGGAACATGATTCCCTGAGGGCCCAGATCCAGGGCCTTTTTAGCCCACGTGGCCGAGGACTCGGGAACACGGAGAATAGCAGCTGTGTTAGTGGCAGCAAGGGCGTGAAGACAGGGGAGAGCATCTGAGATTCCCCCGTGTCCGTGCTCCATATCCACTACGGCGAAGTCGTAGCCAGCGAGCCCAGCTATCTCGGCGATTGTCGGGGAAAAGGTGAGGAGGAAGATCCCATAGAGGGTTTCGCCATTCTTGAGACGCGATTTGAGTGACTGCTGCGAAGTGGCGGCGGAGATGGCGGTGATATCAGTGGAAGAGTGTGGAGGGCGGAAAGTGGGGGGTTTGAGATTTGGGAATAGGGTTAGGGTTTTCGGTTGGAGGAGTGGGAATGAGGACAAAGGGTTTCTAGATTTGGGATTTAGATcagaaattagggtttttctGAGTGTGGAGAGGGAAGAAGAAGGGGAGAGGGGTTGGTAGAAGGCAAAGGACGCCATTGATGAAAAGAACAGTGGATTGATGGAATGTGAGATGAGGATAAATGAAGCAGCAGCCCAGGATATTTTGATGAAGCGTGTGAAATTGTTGCGCACGTGCCAACCTCATCAAACgctaaattattatagtcaaAATAATGTTGTTAATAAAAGTCTATTAGGATTAATTCTACAATTCaacacttttattttcaacaaaatcaaaattagccCAACGGCTAGAGCCTAGACCtccaattttgaaataaattaaaaataataagttcaaattaaaattattataatgaggataaaataatcataaaaaaatgaatttgaagtgcagttttgaaataaattaaaaataatagatataattcAAGATTAACAAAAAGTTCAATACTTAAGTCTGCTTCAGAAATTGAGGAATTTTCCCACCTAAGTTGTATGAATGCCTTTTAACCAACTTTACACCTCTGTTTACTTTTGACTTGCACACTCAGATTAGCAAAGGCTGCctacaaaatcaaacaaccTGCAGTGTTTGATCATTTGAGTGTATTTCCAGCCATCTTTTGGTCCGCGCCAAGGCCCTTGCACTCATATCTGTCTGTTCCTGCAAAAGCTTAGTCCCAACAATTTTACAGATCTCAAGTGGTTGCCCGGCAGCGCCCATCATCAGCATCTTATGCCCAATTGTGCCCATTGCGGCATTGTGCGAACATCGTCTAGCAAATGTCTGTAAGCTACTACAATGGTGCATGCAGGCAAGCTGCATGTCACTACCCGATGCTCTGAGACTGGGTTGATCAGCCCATGGATACACCTCCCCACTTCCCCATAGTAGGCTTAGAATAGCAAACTCAAGTCAAGTTTGAAATTGTGTATGAACTTGATTTGTCTATTAATTTCATCGACATTGAGTTTTAACAAAAGCTTGTAGATCTCTTGCTtattaaaaattctatataaTAAAGATCACCCACACTACGTCTTGTTTCctaactatattttaaaatactatgAGATCTCCTGAATAAAACGACAATTTGAAGATCTGATCAGATATTTAGCAACTATTGgatcttaaatttatagatatgaACGTTCAGGATTTTAAAATGCCCCAACCCGATTTTTAGCAACTGGGAGATCTCCTAAATGAAAAGAGAAGTTCAAGATCTAATCAGATATTTAGCAACAGTGATCATAGATTCTAGAGATGAATAGtcaagattttgaaaaaaatcttGGATATATGTACGGCTATATATAGTCATATACACTACAGTATCcaagagaaaaaagaggatGAAATTATGCAAACTTTCTTTCAATTACATGAGAAATTGTCCGACATCATCCATAAAATCGCATATGTTATGCTAGCTTGAAAGTCAAGACACCTTTTAACACACATCGCACAAGAAGTAGCATAGAGAGCACCTTTTTATGTCTTATGGTCAGAGCTCCAAAGCAGCTTTTGCCATTGCAAGTGCACCTTCATACGTTTGATTTCCACCTATAAATCCACTCATATGGACAAAAACACCACCAGGAATTCCTGACTCCTTGGATAATTCGTCGTCTCGCAGACCTCGCCACTGGGCAGGAAGGGCCTTCCGACTTTCAAATTTATCTGGTGCTATTTTCACTGCCTGAACTCGCCAGTTGTTGCTTCGGTCGTCCTAAATAATTTCGCAGGCGATCACCTTAGTCATAATAAAATCCGGAATATCCAGACACATTTGATCCAAACAAACTCGAATGTAGAAACTTCCCCTAAAATTAATGATGCACAACCCACCAACACAAGTTGCTGTTAACAAGTGTCTGCAATTGACATGTCACTCTGGAAACTACTGAAAGAATGTccttaatgacaaaattatgaaGGAAAAATGATCGTAAAAGAGATGCTCATCATAAGAAAACATGCGCAAGAAGTGTGCTAGT
The window above is part of the Sesamum indicum cultivar Zhongzhi No. 13 linkage group LG2, S_indicum_v1.0, whole genome shotgun sequence genome. Proteins encoded here:
- the LOC105156041 gene encoding uncharacterized protein LOC105156041, encoding MASFAFYQPLSPSSSLSTLRKTLISDLNPKSRNPLSSFPLLQPKTLTLFPNLKPPTFRPPHSSTDITAISAATSQQSLKSRLKNGETLYGIFLLTFSPTIAEIAGLAGYDFAVVDMEHGHGGISDALPCLHALAATNTAAILRVPESSATWAKKALDLGPQGIMFPMIDGPKSARKAVSYCRFPPNGVRGSAHTIVRASDYGINEGYLSNYEEELLVMCQVESEDGAKKIEEIANVDGVDCIQMGPLDLSASMGYLWDPGNKKVREVIRAAEKGVLKEGGAYLSGFVMPYDGAEELRRRGYHMVAGAADVGLFRTAAVEDVKKFKMSLAEEESDEEKENGKVPEEKYWSE